The proteins below come from a single Zhouia spongiae genomic window:
- a CDS encoding antibiotic biosynthesis monooxygenase family protein yields MEFNKSYYAVIFTSVRTEGNHGYSEMARIMEDTAKGQPGFIGVESARNDIGITVSYWESKEAITAWKKNSEHLIAQRKGQKDWYKWYKVRICKVEREYDFGSL; encoded by the coding sequence ATGGAGTTCAACAAATCATACTACGCTGTTATTTTCACTTCCGTCAGAACCGAAGGTAACCACGGCTACTCAGAAATGGCCCGGATTATGGAAGATACCGCCAAGGGACAACCCGGATTTATAGGAGTGGAAAGTGCCCGCAACGATATCGGGATAACAGTAAGTTATTGGGAAAGCAAAGAAGCTATTACCGCATGGAAAAAAAATTCCGAACATCTTATTGCCCAGAGAAAAGGGCAAAAAGACTGGTACAAGTGGTATAAGGTCAGAATTTGCAAAGTGGAACGTGAATACGATTTTGGCAGTTTATAA
- a CDS encoding mechanosensitive ion channel family protein, whose translation MKKSTETIYNSLQEYYHQLLETIPRICIGILIVIIGIVIAQLITNFFKKRILKKTEDPLMARFLIQVFKVALILIAIMIALEAAGLSNIATGVLTAAGGAAIILGFAFQDIGKNFLSGIILAFNRPFNIDDTIKIDDMFGKVKSLQFRYTHIKTFDGRDIYIPNADVLIKPVSNYTADGFLRNEFIVGIGYEDDIESAKKIIQNILDNNKHIVQDTLHTNFVIEDELAPSTVNLKVYFWNSTLDYGVSSLVLRGNIIREIKQELVEADFNLPADVKEIKLYKNQPDIPLKIQKDS comes from the coding sequence ATGAAGAAATCTACCGAAACCATCTATAATTCGCTTCAGGAATACTATCATCAGTTACTCGAAACAATTCCAAGAATATGTATTGGAATCCTGATTGTTATTATTGGTATCGTGATCGCTCAGCTAATTACCAACTTCTTCAAAAAGAGGATCCTTAAAAAAACCGAAGACCCGTTAATGGCCAGGTTTTTAATTCAGGTTTTTAAGGTAGCCCTGATCCTGATAGCTATTATGATCGCCCTTGAAGCTGCCGGACTGAGCAATATTGCTACCGGGGTATTAACTGCCGCAGGAGGTGCTGCCATTATATTAGGGTTTGCCTTTCAGGACATCGGTAAAAACTTTTTATCCGGGATCATCCTGGCCTTTAACCGCCCGTTCAATATCGACGATACTATAAAAATTGACGACATGTTCGGCAAGGTTAAATCATTACAGTTCAGATACACCCATATTAAGACTTTTGATGGCCGTGATATTTATATCCCGAATGCAGATGTTCTGATAAAGCCGGTCAGCAATTATACTGCCGATGGTTTTTTAAGAAATGAATTTATTGTCGGGATCGGTTATGAAGATGATATTGAATCGGCCAAGAAGATTATTCAGAATATCCTGGACAACAACAAACATATTGTGCAGGATACGCTTCATACGAACTTTGTTATCGAGGACGAGCTGGCTCCCAGTACTGTTAACCTCAAAGTTTACTTTTGGAACAGCACATTAGATTACGGTGTCTCTTCTCTTGTTCTGAGAGGGAACATCATCAGGGAGATCAAACAAGAGTTGGTGGAAGCCGACTTTAACCTTCCTGCCGATGTAAAAGAAATCAAACTTTATAAAAATCAACCGGATATTCCTTTAAAAATCCAAAAAGATTCTTAA
- the pbpC gene encoding penicillin-binding protein 1C: protein MKQRLLTFVKKHPFKLSVICLLLVAYYFCLPKHLFRDPTATVIESNDGKLLAAKIADDGQWRFPEVDSVPFKFAQCIIQFEDAYFYQHPGFNPVSIAKSFIQNIKSGRVVRGGSTLTQQVIRLSRKGKNRTYFEKLNELVLATRLELRASKTDILKLYTSHAPYGGNVVGLDVASWRYFGVQPHQLSWAESATLAVLPNAPALIYPGKNQEQLRRKRNHLLKKLFKEEVIDSLTYELSVLEELPEKPYALPSIAPHLLHRIDKDYKGRRLRTTIDLDLQTQINQVVKQHYEILRQNEIHNAAVMVMDVSNRKVLAYIGNTPTDNLHEKDVDIIGAPRSTGSIIKPLLYAAMLDNGELLPDALVADVPTKIAGYQPENYNKVYYGAIPAKRALARSLNIPSVRLLQEYGLDRFRDELKKFNLKDINRSADHYGLTLILGGAESNLWDVTKTYANLASTLNHYNQTSSEYYTNELREPVIMASDPVSFSERSQEKISYGAGSIFLTFEAMKEVNRPEGEEAWEFFDSSKQIAWKTGTSFGNRDAWAVGVTKKYAVGVWVGNADGEGRPDLTGVRSAAPILFDVFDLLPNTQWFDTPFDDLTEVEVCSKSGYLASGICPKTKTLIPPNGQRFKACTFHQLVHLDQQKQFRVNTSCMKPDKILTQPWFVLPPLMSYYYKNNNADYKDLPPYKSNCIIATTPAMDFIIPKPNAEIILTKGFDGKLNELILKLAHSRPETTVFWYMDETFIGQTKNFHELAVLPDEGFHTLTVVDEFGNELKQALKIETTL from the coding sequence ATGAAGCAACGTCTTTTAACATTTGTCAAAAAACACCCTTTCAAATTATCGGTAATATGCTTATTACTGGTCGCATACTATTTTTGCTTACCCAAACATCTGTTTAGAGACCCCACGGCAACGGTTATTGAAAGCAATGACGGGAAACTGCTGGCTGCTAAGATTGCCGACGACGGCCAATGGCGATTTCCGGAAGTGGACAGTGTTCCTTTCAAATTTGCTCAGTGTATCATTCAATTCGAAGACGCATACTTCTATCAACATCCGGGCTTTAACCCGGTATCAATAGCTAAATCATTCATTCAAAACATAAAATCGGGCAGGGTTGTCCGCGGGGGGAGCACCTTAACCCAACAAGTTATCAGGCTTTCAAGAAAAGGTAAAAACAGAACTTATTTTGAAAAGTTAAACGAGCTTGTTCTGGCTACCCGCCTGGAATTGAGAGCTTCTAAAACAGACATTTTAAAATTATATACCTCTCATGCGCCTTATGGCGGTAATGTTGTTGGTCTGGATGTGGCTTCATGGCGTTATTTTGGTGTCCAGCCACACCAACTTTCCTGGGCTGAAAGTGCTACACTAGCAGTTTTACCGAATGCTCCCGCACTTATTTATCCGGGAAAAAACCAGGAACAACTTCGTAGAAAACGCAATCATCTCTTAAAAAAATTATTTAAGGAAGAGGTTATAGATTCGCTTACTTATGAGCTTTCTGTTTTAGAGGAGCTTCCCGAGAAACCCTACGCATTACCCAGTATAGCCCCACACCTGTTGCACCGAATCGATAAAGATTATAAAGGCAGACGTCTCAGAACCACTATTGATCTTGACTTACAGACACAAATTAACCAGGTTGTCAAACAACATTATGAAATTTTACGCCAAAACGAAATTCACAACGCGGCTGTGATGGTCATGGATGTTTCTAACCGAAAGGTGTTAGCCTATATAGGGAATACCCCTACAGACAACTTACACGAAAAAGACGTAGATATTATTGGCGCCCCAAGAAGCACCGGAAGCATCATAAAACCACTGTTATATGCTGCCATGCTAGATAACGGCGAATTACTTCCGGATGCCCTGGTTGCTGATGTCCCCACTAAAATTGCGGGTTATCAACCGGAAAATTATAACAAAGTATACTACGGGGCTATTCCGGCGAAAAGAGCCTTAGCACGTTCGCTAAATATCCCGTCCGTCAGATTACTTCAGGAATACGGACTGGACCGTTTTAGGGACGAGCTAAAAAAGTTCAACCTGAAGGATATTAACAGGTCTGCCGATCATTATGGCCTGACTTTAATCTTAGGGGGTGCCGAAAGCAATCTTTGGGATGTTACAAAGACTTATGCAAATTTAGCATCTACGCTCAACCACTACAATCAAACCTCCAGTGAATATTATACAAATGAACTTCGGGAACCCGTTATAATGGCGTCAGATCCGGTTTCATTTTCTGAAAGATCACAGGAAAAAATATCATATGGCGCAGGCAGTATTTTTTTAACATTTGAAGCCATGAAGGAAGTAAACCGCCCGGAAGGGGAAGAAGCCTGGGAGTTTTTCGATTCTTCCAAGCAAATTGCCTGGAAAACGGGAACAAGTTTTGGTAACAGGGATGCCTGGGCTGTCGGGGTGACCAAAAAATATGCCGTTGGCGTTTGGGTCGGGAATGCTGATGGTGAAGGGCGACCTGATCTAACAGGAGTCCGCAGTGCGGCACCTATATTATTTGATGTATTTGATTTATTACCAAACACCCAATGGTTCGACACTCCCTTTGATGACCTTACTGAGGTTGAAGTTTGCTCGAAAAGCGGGTACCTTGCATCGGGAATATGTCCAAAAACAAAAACACTGATCCCTCCAAACGGGCAACGGTTTAAGGCGTGTACCTTTCATCAACTGGTCCATTTAGATCAACAAAAACAGTTCAGGGTAAATACTTCCTGCATGAAACCCGATAAAATATTAACACAACCCTGGTTCGTCCTTCCGCCATTAATGAGCTATTACTACAAGAACAACAATGCAGATTATAAAGACCTGCCGCCATACAAAAGCAACTGCATTATTGCTACAACGCCCGCAATGGATTTTATCATTCCGAAACCGAATGCAGAAATTATATTGACAAAAGGATTTGATGGAAAACTAAATGAATTGATCCTGAAACTGGCTCATTCGCGGCCGGAAACCACAGTCTTCTGGTACATGGATGAAACTTTTATAGGGCAGACAAAAAATTTTCACGAGTTGGCAGTACTGCCAGATGAAGGTTTTCACACGCTGACTGTAGTTGATGAATTCGGTAATGAACTGAAACAAGCGCTTAAAATAGAAACAACTTTATAG